Proteins from one Mesoplodon densirostris isolate mMesDen1 chromosome 1, mMesDen1 primary haplotype, whole genome shotgun sequence genomic window:
- the LOC132486032 gene encoding growth-regulated protein homolog beta-like, which produces MARAATPAAARLLRAAMLLLLLVANGQRAAGAPVVTELRCQCLQTLQGIHFKNIQSVKVTPPGPHCGQTEVVATLKTGQEVCLNPEAPMVKKIISKMLNK; this is translated from the exons ATGGCCCGCGCCGCGACCCCCGCCGCCGCCCGGCTCCTCCGCGCCgcgatgctgctgctgctcctggtgGCCAATGGCCAGCGCGCAGCAG GGGCGCCTGTGGTCACCGAACTGCGCTGCCAATGCCTGCAGACCTTGCAGGGGATTCACTTCAAGAACATCCAGAGCGTGAAGGTGACGCCCCCGGGACCCCACTGCGGCCAAACGGAAGTCGT AGCCACTCTCAAGACTGGTCAGGAAGTTTGTCTCAACCCTGAAGCTCCCATGGTTAAAAAAATCATCAGCAAGATGCTAAACAAGTAA